The Chanos chanos chromosome 3, fChaCha1.1, whole genome shotgun sequence genome segment CTCACTGCTGAGCAAGTGAAAGAAGACCTTCTCACCTTAGGTATCACGTTAGAGCTGACTTAAcaatttatctgtgtgtgtctttcttttcttttcttttcttttcttttcttttcttttcttttcttttcttgtctttctttctttctttctttctttctttctttctttctaattaACATGGTTGCCTCTTGTCATTTAGGTGTAAATGAAGACAAGGCCTCTCACTTCTCTGATCAGGTACCTCTAAGTTTCACTCTTCACAGACAAAttagcatttttttatttatttacaaggTGATCTTATCAGCAGTGTCTTTGTAATCATTTTTCTACTGTCTCTGTATGAACTCACATTGTGAAATGTATGAGATGTTAATcacatttcagtatttattaTTGAGTGTAAACGTGTCCTGTTTCAGTGGAGAGTCCACTACCCAGTGTTGTCAAGGCTGGCTGTTGGTCAGACTCTTATGGTCAATCAACTAGTAGACATGGAATGGAAATTTGGAGGTAAGCATTCCTGTTCTGCGTACATCTACAACTTATTTTGGAGCTCTGTAAATATAATGTTGTCTAAGATTGACActgacagttttgatttttgtgcAGTGACGGTTGGGACTAGTGAACTGCAGAAAGTTGGGAATATCTTCCTACAGGTATAGTATATGATGTcaacatcacagtcacacttaaaaacattttctgccTTCAGTTCCTTCAgtattctttctgtctttcttctatTACCTTCAACATTCATTTCCAACACATAGCTGTTACCAGGTCCAGTGCACCTGAAAATACAGTCGGTATTAAGATCTCAGAGTATGTAGACCAAAATGTGGATCATAGCTCTAGATTCTAAGGAGAGGCTGTGACTTGTTACATGTCTTTTGACGCTCTGACCTGGGAACAGATGTAGACTTGATTTTGCCTTCTGTCTAGTGTTGGCAAAGTGTAAAGTTTTAAGGAAACATCTCATTTTTAGGTTGACAGGGAAACCTAAACTCTTAGTGTGTTTGTATCCCAGGTGTGGAGCATCACTCAGATTGCCCTGTCACGTAAATGAACAGAGATTGATgatttacagacagagagattaacTCGGCTTCTGTTtccctgctgtttgtttgtgtaagatTTAGAATATGTATGCATGGTTTACAGTGAGCTGGATTTTCCACTGTCTTTTACCCTGCGCATCTTCAGACATCTTTTTCTCTTGTCACTTAACCAGTCATTCTGCTGACATGAGCTGTCTTAGACACAGCAGTACCATTGGGCGTTTTCTCAGGCAATCTGTCAGAGTCAAGCAAAGGTCTTTTGCATCCCCTTAAACATTACGCtaggtttggtttggttttttcccccctctttatttTGTTCCCATTGACAGACTGATTGGCTTTATGTACCATAATGTGTATGCTATATGTCTCCCTGCAGCTTAAACTGGTCATCAGGAAAGGGAACACCACAGAAAACATATACATGGGTAAAGTATACGTGTTTTCAGTTGCACGatatgaaacagtttaaaaatataacGCACCTGTTTTTAATTGCATGATgttaaacagtttaaaatgtgAAGTCCAGTGTATGTTTATCAGTCATTCAACCTTCAGTTGGTGGTTAGACTGGTGatattttgttcattgttatgtgttttctctctttaccctCACCCCCAGAGCTGACTCTCCCTCAGTTCTATAACTTTCTGCATGAGATGGAACGGGCCAAAGCCAGTATGGATTGTTTCAGTTGAGCTGGACTGGCAGAAGCTGAGCGGTGCTACAGTGGGCAGGGTCCACCACAGACGTACAATAAAGCATCAGCATGCCAGCTCTGAAATTAGCGCTATTCTACGGAATCACCTaggaacattctagaatgatgttttctttcaaagacTGTAAAGATTTGATCATGGTCATGCTTTCCCttactatgtatgtgtgtgtgcatatgtgcgtgtgtgaatttTGAGTGACAGCCTTCGAAAAACAAATTGTCATTCCACTTTGATATTGTCTATTCATAACatactgtgtttctgttatgATAAAACTGATTTCTGTCATACTTttcttaaataaaacacaataactTTAATATAATCTAGATAACATATTGAGCTTCACCTCTGACAAGTTTTTCATatctgcattcattcattttgtaaataaaattacTGTACAATATGGATTGTCTGACTCAACTTAAGTGTCAGAACTTGCATGCaggtagttgttttttttgtctcctgtcAGCCTCAGTGTCTCTGTTATCCAACTAGTGAGCCAAATGAAAAAGATTGACATTTTCAATATTTGTGAGCATTCTTTAGTCAGTATTTGTTTTATGAGGCTCTTGCTGCATTTGGAACTCTGgaacaggggaaaaagaaaaaaagactattctgttctctcttggGCTCTTGTAGAATAAAATGAAGGAAGGAATAGTGACTTCACAGTGGAAGCTATGGGGCATAGAATATAGCAACCAACAGAATGTTCAGCTTCTCTGGAAAATCAAAGGAATCTTCAGTTCACAGGTGGTTGTTACTTTTGAAGAACCTTAAAATATCTCTCAGTTACTGCAGGTCAAGGATGGGTCCCAATATGAAACAAAAGATTGATCTAGAAAGATAAACATTTTTCTCAagcaaaaaacatttccaacatCTAGCTTTCCACAAACTCTacagaaatgtaacatttgttctgtttcagtgatTATACTCCTACAAAGATGAGTGATCCCCCCAGCTTTGAGTGTCCAGTGTAACGACTAATCAGTAAGTGACCAGCGCCTGCTggtttgtcagtgtgttgtctCCTTTCTTGATGTTTAGAGTAAAGGATGTCCACTCCCTGTTAACTTTCCATACTATATattctcactcattatctaagccacttatcctaattagggccgcgggagggtgctggagcctatcccagtgctcatagggcgaaaggtggggaaacaccctggacaggtcgccagtccatcgcagacacTATATATTCCACACAAAATTCTTAGAAGTTTTGTGTCATCTCTCTAGTCTTCCTTCACAAAAAATGGTCAGAAATAGTCATTCTTTGatagaaagaatgagagaatctctctttctctctctctctctctctctctctctccccctctccacaAGTCAGTGCTAGTTACAGCAAACACATTACTTAGTctgtaaaatgaaacaacagGATGCAGGATTTCATAATACCTAGAGATAGTGCAGAATCAAATGATTGAGACACatggggaacagagagaaaaagaaacagaaaaaaaggtttttttgagGTGGATATCCTATCTTGCACATTGCTCTGTTCAAAactcatttcatgtttttctcttttatct includes the following:
- the commd7 gene encoding COMM domain-containing protein 7; protein product: MLQLHFAKDPLPDTVSNDFQNLNKFNEQQFVSLTEILCQFLLEPKESDRFMTKLSEFAGENGMSVGPLKGLVKNVLLLPHGALKKNLTAEQVKEDLLTLGVNEDKASHFSDQWRVHYPVLSRLAVGQTLMVNQLVDMEWKFGVTVGTSELQKVGNIFLQLKLVIRKGNTTENIYMELTLPQFYNFLHEMERAKASMDCFS